A genome region from Gemmatimonadota bacterium includes the following:
- a CDS encoding HD domain-containing protein has product MPASARGRGAPGRPPLGAGGGGPAPPGGRPRGACSPLPRAPRGGGGGGGPGAGGGGGGARKKTSDERRDLLTLVAALPAVPREEIVALWDEYEAGVTPEARLAKGLDKLETILQHTQGKNPRDFDYRFNLDYGRRYAEGHPLLAELRAILDEATERRAREAAQDD; this is encoded by the coding sequence CTGCCGGCGAGCGCGAGGGGGCGGGGCGCACCCGGCCGGCCCCCCCTGGGGGCGGGGGGGGGGGGCCCCGCCCCCCCGGGGGGGCGTCCGCGGGGGGCTTGCTCCCCCCTGCCGCGGGCCCCCCGGGGGGGCGGGGGGGGGGGGGGCCCCGGGGCCGGGGGGGGGGGGGGGGGGGCGAGGAAGAAGACGTCCGACGAGCGGCGCGACCTGCTGACCCTCGTCGCCGCGCTGCCGGCAGTGCCGCGCGAGGAGATCGTGGCGCTGTGGGACGAGTACGAGGCGGGTGTGACGCCGGAGGCTCGGCTGGCCAAGGGGCTCGACAAGCTGGAGACGATCCTGCAGCACACGCAGGGGAAGAACCCGCGCGACTTCGACTATCGCTTCAACCTGGACTATGGGCGCCGGTACGCCGAGGGGCACCCGCTGCTGGCCGAGCTGCGGGCGATCCTGGACGAAGCGACCGAGCGGCGCGCGCGCGAGGCGGCGCAGGACGACTGA